Below is a genomic region from Drosophila albomicans strain 15112-1751.03 chromosome 2R, ASM965048v2, whole genome shotgun sequence.
TTTATCTCGGATTCACGTGATACTCAAAAGCTTATGCAAGGTGTCCTCCGTCGTACTCACTTTATATTTacctaaatttaaattcttatcTGTCTCGCTGGTGTCgttgcttcgttttttttctcgtttttctgtgttttgttttgagcCTAATTTGCGCAAATAGCTCGCTAAGCAGTTCATTTAACTTCAATGGACTGGCAATTGCACTCAAATGTTTTGTAAATTGATTCATTAGCTCAAAAGAAGTTCAGACTATGCGTGCGAATATTGCGTGCAATTAGCTCGACATTTATAAATTGACGTTTGGCTTAGCTTGGAGAAACACTTTAGCTTTTGCTGACCATATGCAGGAAATGTTGTGGGTCACAACATTCActttctccctctttctctctgttccCTCTCTGAGGAGCAATTAAAAGTCAGAAAATGACCCCAATCATAAAGTAGCCAACGAGTTGCACGTTAATTTGCATCAAACCAGCGACATAATTACACCATAATTGCAATGCatcagagcaacagcagcaccaagAGCAATGTTtcaaaacataacaaaaacaagaaaacttaATTGACAGCGCTTTTCATGTCCATCCCGAGAGAGGGATGGAATGAGAAACCGTGTTCAGTGTGCCAGCGAGTACCCAAGGCAATCTGCGTGTGTCGATGCGATGCGTCGGCGTCCCCAACGTCCATTGAATGAATAGGTCCGTCCATCTGTTCGCTTCCGTGTGGACTCgtttatgattttatatttcataaatgtatttgaaaatttcgCACGCAATcgaattacgcatacgccacgttggtGTTTAGGCCAAATTGTACTTGACATTAAAAATAGCATCAACATGAGAATGCGACTGAATTGAATGTCCATCACGAAAGTTAACTAAATGGCAGGGCCACTTACCTATAAATAATTCGAGTACGCGTTTATTGTGTTGATGGACAGCGAATGGCGAAGTTCAATGCTATGACCCCAACCATGCGAGTAGTGTTTAGACAGCGCTGTGAGCTGGAAATCGCCTGGCGGCCCACAATGAGCCATTGTCACGCAGTCCTCGAGGCCACACATAACCTTCAGGCTTAAAGCATTCATTCTCTCTTTTTCGTTCACAAAATTTTCAATCATGAAATAATGTTCATTTTTAGCTGTGATTAAATTTGACATTTGACAGGTCCTGCGACAGGCACGTAACCTGAAGCGTACCTGAATACCTGAATAACGccccacaaaaaaataacagaataATTGCCTTGCCGCAAAATTCGGCTATAATTGCCTGTCTACAACATTATAATTAAGAGTCACAGTTACTCAACTCTGCATTGAGatacttaaaataaacttcaacCATAATAATTATGGTTATtgatatagtttttttttaatggaattGCATCACAAAGCAAGCATTTGGGGTATAAGTGAATTTAGTAAAAGTTTGTCGGCAATTTCTCGAAAGTTGCTGGGCTTATATTTCATGCACAGAAATGCCAAACGTAGTGCAAATGCAGTTTGGCAAGTCTGCTGTCAGACCATTCGAGAGtttatattatactttatgaaatgaaaaagagaaaataccCTCCGCAATACTCATACTTCTAGCAGAGCCAAAAATAATGGCAACTTGCCTACCATTTATTGCCAGAAGCATTCCAAGTGTCAAAAATGAGTTTCCTCccaattgattgattgtcaGTTATCGATTGACCGAACCAAAATAGAGTACCATAAATGTggtatttgttgtatattcaCGTGTAAGCTACAATAAGTCCAATTGCCCGTTGTCcattattaagtatacgccacgtGTCCGACAATAAAAGCATTGTGCAattcttaaattgaaatatcatGTGCAGCAGAAGAGAATGAAGAATGTCTTAGAGTAGTAgttatactatatgtattcttatatgtatgtatgtgtcatacgtttttgttgttttcatttttatttgcttgtttgAATCGGTTACATCATTTGCCTGTTCGCGtgcttgtttatttaattttttcattaccCAACGCCTACAAACGTGTTTAGCATGCAATGTTCCCTCTTTGGGGAGCCCAGCACACACGATACTGATACAATTAATGGTCTTTGGAGGCCGCTTTTAGGAAATGCTGGTGAGAAGGAATCCGACTCCAAATCcgaatttgatttgtatttgctttattaCCCACGTCGTGCATTTGGCGCTAAACTGATTTTGTGCAGAAGCAGCACAAGCAGCAGTTAGCAAATGAAATcgaacaaatatttataagccCAATTCCGACTCATTCCTCCCCCCACCCACTCATCCAGTTGGCGtgtcactcacacacacacaagtgttGGCCAAATGCAAGGGCAATGCCGGAATAGTTGCCAGCGCACAGTCGTAATTGAAAACGATTTCCTTGCAAAACTTCAAGGGCAGTCAGAGttggctgactgactggctgttTAGCTAGCTGGCAGACTGGCAGACTGGCACAAATACAACGGCGCCAGCTTATTGATATCCATTGACATGGCCTGGCTTTCGGTATGAGCTTTGAACATTGAGCAGCACATGCTGATTATCTGATTGCTGGCACGGCAGATTATGTACATACGTGTGTTCTGATGTGGCAAATAATTTGCTTATTTACTAGCCTTTTCATCTGTCAGGCTTTTAGGCATTTTGGCCAGAGCACAATGTTTGTCTAATTGACACTAATTAAACAAACGGCAAAGCGAAGAAGTTGCTGCATCAGGCGAAATACAAAGTACCAAATTTAACCACGTACACGCTGAAACTGTTGCCAAATTGATGATTGATGGCCAAGTCAAAAGGGAACTGTCACGCACAGAGAATAATTTGCGAACACGGATTTTCCTCGAGCGCAAATATGCAAAGTCATTTGCAAAGcgcaaaagtgttgcatacttccAGGAGCGCTGACGCAACGGCAATCGACAATCAagcaaccagcagccagcCTGCCAGCAGCCACAATGGCAAGTGTTGCTGGCCATGGGGCTTGCTTGCAACAACCAATGTCACTGCCACtgtcattgccattgctgcagCCATTGTCCGCGTTTGCCAAAATTCGATTTTCGATCGGGTTTTCGCCCGCTTTTGTGTCTGGCCTGGCAATCGCCGGAAGCAgccaaaaaatttaaattgtttggcCCACACTGTGTTGTGCGTGCATATATGTTAGTTAAGCGGCAGctgaatttgcaattttgccACAGAGGCCAGAGGCCAACACAGCTGAAAAAGGATCCCCCAAAAAGTTTGTTAAAGTTGCATAAAGCTAAGTGCCACAAGCGTCTACCTGTCGATGCTAGGTTGcagcttgttattgttgttcttggtaGCATTTGCTGCTATTATTCCAACCGCAAACACAGAAACTTGCAATGGAGCCGAAGGATTTGTCGGCTGTCAGCACTTTGCAACATGCTCTTAAATGGCATTAGCAATGCCATTTGCCTACAATCTGCTCTCTAATGAAAACCCAAATAGAATAAACTAATTCTCAAAAATCTATTCACTTGAAGTTCCTTTTTTGCTGCATTCTGAAAGGCTTTTCAAGCCTTTCTCCAGCCCTACAAACAATTGTGGTGTCAATTTGCCATTTGAGACGTTTCTATTTTTgggaaaaacatttttcgGAAATACAAAGAACAATGCCGAATTACAAAGACATTCTCTGGCTGACCTGTATTATTGGAATTTAATCTGTGTCCAGGTTGTCCAGGGTTTGATTATTTGCCAAAAGACAATCCTTTAATTGCCCGAGAAAGCAAGGGGACttttttgtctattttctGCTCTTATAGAGACTCGAGAACAAAGTTAAAATCAAAGAGAGCGACAATGGTTAACGAACATTGATTGAAGCAAAACTTTTAGAATAAGAATGTTTGCAAactgacaaaataaatataacctccgatatatttaagtatttttacgttatattttggtataaatttgtagaaaattgcaaatgggTAGTCGGTATCTTGCAATCAAGCACACTCACtttcagctttcttacttatttaatagaaaattagAGCACATTTGATTCCACTGTGCTTGAGTAGATTGGACGCTTGTCAgacacgctcacacacaatCGAATGGCACAGATCTGTGGTTGAGCCATTGTCAGGCAGCTGCACtggcattaattaaaatctgATAATTGCGATAAGAGACTTTGTCATTATGCTGGTAGTGAGCCTACGGCGGCGAAGCAGGCGGGCGGGCAGCAAAGAAAATGGTGGGAGTACGCAAAGTGCCCACAAATGCGTGGCATGTcggttgaaattaaataaataaataacctCTTTTACTACACGGTACGCAGACACAGAAACCTTTTGCATGGCTGAAATTTGATTAAGTGAGTggcaagcgagagagaggcaaCCTGTAAGACTGGCATGAATCTGGCTGCCAGGCAGGCAAATGCGGCCATCAATTTAAATCAGTTgcttaaatacaataaataaggGTCGGTCGAATGCACGacgaaagaaagcaaaaaaaaaaaaaaacgaagcaacGCTCTAAATATTAGCAGGCATTTTTAACAATTCACCGTAATGGCCGGCATCAATTTTGGCCAAGGTGCATGCTAACTGAATATCTgttttgcctgctgcctgctgcttgtgGCTTGCGTCATTTAATCAGGCAAAGTGATTTTCGCAcaacccaaacacacacaccacacacccATACATGCAAACACAACTTATCATTTCACTGATATGTGTATGAATATATGTGCGGATGTGATATCTGCGAATGTGCgactgtatgtatgtactatatgtgaGCCGGGAGCAAACACGTTGTAGACAGGAAGCCGCTTCAGTGGCAGCTGATGTTGAGCCCGTTTAACCTTACGCACGGACCCAGCTGTAAATTAACGGCTATCATGCAAAGTTCCTGCCAGCTCCGGATCGGTCGACGGGCATCGTGCGACGTGCGTGCCTCTATCCCCGTCTTCTCGTCCGCTTGCGCCCCAGGAGGCAGTCGAAAATTTATTACCATTTTGCAGTTATAATGTTTCAATATCTCGTTTTGTGTGCCCGCTAGTCggctttttgtttgtgtgtgtgtgtgtgtgtgtgtgtgtgtgtgtgtgtgtgtgtgtgtgtgtgtgtgtgtgtgtgtgtgtgtgtgtgtgtgtgtgtgtgtgtgtgtgtgggtatggCTTGCGTGCCCATTAGCGCCATTTTAGAAACGATTGAAGCagatatatatagtataagtaCTACTATTAGGTGCTCCATGAACTGTTCATTTATTGGCAGCCCACGGGCAACGTGGTGGTGGCTACGTGTCGGCTACGTGATGTCTACGGTCATTTGTCATACATTTTGCTGGAACACAGCAGTGgttgaatttgacccgttAACCTTTTACGGTTAACccgctttttttttcggcaCAAAATTGAAGACCTGCAATTCGAATTCAATTCAGCTTAGCTGAACTCAACGAAATCCAAAACTGATTGTAAGAGGAAGCCCAGAATTTGGCAAAAGACCCAACTAATTGGCACGTGCTGAGTCTCTAATGACTTGCTTAAAGTTCCAACTACTCGAGCAGCTGCCTCGTTGGCTAAAATGGGTTTATATGAATAACTTGTAGCTTAACGAAtgagttttgcatttgccaattTAGCAACTCAGACTAGAGCAGCATCTGCACTGCATTTTCCACTAAcactcgacacacacacacacacacacagctggaGCAGTTCCATTAAGCCATTTACGAGCACCTTCAGATTTTCCTTTGCCTTGTGTCTTTCTCCCTTTTTTAACTATCTCTTAAATAAGCAGCTGCATCATCAAGATACTAAATCGTGCAACATTAATCTACTCTTGTGCTTGGAGCGCTATTAtcataaattgtttaagtcTCTGTTCGCCAACGAAGCATTTGAATCATATGAGTATGAGAATATAGAACTAATGAAATAAACTTAACTTGCTACAAAAAGCTTGTTGCCATTGCAGAATAGTGGAATTAAGTGGATCTGATGATAAGACGAAAATAAGCacattaaactttaatttatgtgtACGTTAagcatcaataaaatatatatttttgtaaccATTCTTTTATCGGCTTTTGCAATCATTTTAAAGCAAAGATACAAGTGTTCAATTTAATCTATAGCCGCGGAGCAAGGTTACGATTAtgtttgctatttgtttttgcagaATTTCACTATAAAACATTCTCACACACGCTGTGCATTAATATACACACGCTATGTGTGTATCTATGTAAATGAGCTCCACATACTTATTTTACCGACATTGAACGCATCGTCAATTACAGTTGCAAcgtttgaatttttttgttggttgttatAACAACAGTTTTTGCTGCAATCATTTTTATCTCCAGTCGCtgcacaaatattaatttcactgcattaattataattgaaatactgCACAGCAGTGAATTTGAAAGTCTGATTTGAAGCACAGCTGCATCagacttaatttaattaacttaaattaaacttatttataaaaacCTAAAACTAAAACATGCAATGAATTGTAAATGATAAGCTAAAACTTTgtgaacaaaaacaatgttCTTAATTAGACAATTTTTTCTACACcgcaaaatcaattttaattatacacGGATTATGTTAAGATTTGCATGTTGATCGTTTGGTCGAGTTGCTGCTTGTGCATTATAATTAGTAGTGCATAACAATGGCAATGCTCATTGATTATGTGAATCGAGTACTCGAAACATTCTCATGCAcatgtgagagtgtgtgtacgTGGCAAAAATTATTCATGCTTGATCAAGCTGAATGAGGCGAACAGCTTTTGGTCAACGAAAGTGCAGGAATTATGGAAACGTCAAAATGTGCAAAACCCAAAACCCTCAACACCTCATCACCTCAACACGGCCCCCAACCATCCGTCGACACGCCCAGCAAAAACCGAGAATGCAGCAGAATGCTgccaccgcagcagcagctgccgcacTTTGCAAATTATCGTATGATATCGTCTgatgaaaatttcattaatttacttttgccagccaaaaataaaacacgaaAATACACGAATGCCACAGTCGGAGGTCAATTATTGGCTGACACTCGCTCTgcaaatctatatatataccacGAATGTCTGCATCAATTTATTCGAACTGAAAATTATATAACATTTTAGAGTATAAGGAAAAGTTTGGCACAGTGTCGATTTTCAAAAGTTGctgcaatttattgtttatacaattattttgttcGTAATCCTCTCATGACTTGGGCCTAGCTATACTACAATTGTTGTATAATAAGTAtgtttaataataagaatatgtgggattaataattattgcaCATCGTTGGACGCTTTCCTTGCGTTGCGTGTTCTTCCGATGTCGAtggttctttttttctgtagGGGGCGTTATGTTATGTGTGAGTAGCCATAGTTTAAGTGGAGCTGCCTGGCACTCTGCCAGCCAATGGTTGGCCTCAACCTTGCCCAAGGGCTCGTCCTCGTTgtcgccgttgtcgttgtcgttgtcctaGTGTTTGGTGTTGATTTAACGGGTGCCTGCCAGTGACTTAATCCCCGCCGGCGCACACTTGAGCACGTTTGCCCAGGCGCGGCTTGAACGGCACCGATTTCTTCATCATGCGCGACGCAAACTGTCCGCCAGCTGCCGCCTCCTCGCTGCTCCCTCTGCCGCCCTCCAATAGCTGCTGAAAGTCAATGCTGCGGCCAAGGCGTGGCGTGCGCACGCGATAGGCAGGCTCGCCACTGCTCTGCACTGTAGGATCCAAAAAAATGAAGGCGATGAATtaaacacacacccacaataaaaaaaaaaacccaagtaagaaagctcaactgtgaaatacccgctaaccattttcaataaaagcggtattaacattaaaatatatccaattaatatactgagatactacaacattaaaaatataccataaagtacaaaatttaCCAGACCCGAAAATAGATATACTTTATGAAATATATGAACTCACATAAATTCCCTGTCGGCAAAAAGTTTGACTACCCCTCTATCCCACaagtaacgggtataaaaagcacaGCAAGAAAACTGCTGAATTGTAGAAATTTTAACTATGTATTAACGTCCAACTAAAGCaacttataatatttaattactgTTAAGAACTCGCTGGCTGACTGGCAAAAAAAACTCGAGCAACAAACGcattatcaaattataaaatcataaataagtGTATTCTGGgaagtaaaagtaaagtttAGTCAAGTTTATGTCTGAAAAAACTTGACagttgctttaaaaataaacttcaaGATAAAAGTTGATGGGggaaaaaagaaatcaatttgTGGCAGCATAACTCCTAGGAAAGAAGCATATTTGAAATGCTTGCGCGGCATGCTAGCCCGGTTGTCATAAGGAcgcattactcatacgcagcgtgggCTTGCACGCTTGGATACTcgatatatatagagtatagtATGCCATATAGAAGTAGTATGTGTAGTACTCACGCTGTCGCAGCTTCTGCAAGAGCAGGTAATAGGCCAACGGTGGCATATTATCCAGGTCGAATTCCTGTTGCTGAGCTGGCGGCACAGCGACGCTTGCTTTTTGCACCAAACTGTTCTCTTCCAGCTCGTCAATGATGTCGTTCAGCTCTTTGTTGTATTCGCCCATGGCGCGCTTGTGGCGTGCTTCCGCCGCAGCTGCTGCGCTGCCAACGCCGCTGCCGATGCCAATGCCGACGCCAGCGTTGTTGATGCGATTTGGTAAATCCAGTTTGTTTGTGCCCTGCGCAAATGAAGTGCCACAAATCGGCAAAGCGGCAAGCAGCAAGTGGCGAGTGGCGAggagaaaacaaaacaacaaaaatatttgaaatatttcattcgAGGTCCTTTTGCTTGCGGCAAGGCAACGGCTTTCAATATCGTTCCTGGCGGCTTTCAAACTGTCGACACgtgttaagttatttttatgctgCCTATTTATGCGCATACGtgagctgcacacacacagctcacTCAATCTCTCTCTATGGtagtgtgcgagagtgtgtgtgtgagtcaaGCACtttattgtttcaatttaCAGCATGACAGGCTGCGTGTGCCGCTTGATTAGACAACTCAATGTGAATTGAAATGCCAACACCTTGTGAGTAAATCTGCTCTCGCAAGTTGTAAGTTGCGCCataaacatacaaacacaca
It encodes:
- the LOC117576355 gene encoding protein hugin, yielding MCRLSYCTLLLIAASCYLVYCSHAKAIQGTNKLDLPNRINNAGVGIGIGSGVGSAAAAAEARHKRAMGEYNKELNDIIDELEENSLVQKASVAVPPAQQQEFDLDNMPPLAYYLLLQKLRQLQSSGEPAYRVRTPRLGRSIDFQQLLEGGRGSSEEAAAGGQFASRMMKKSVPFKPRLGKRAQVCAGGD